The proteins below come from a single Leptotrichia sp. oral taxon 223 genomic window:
- a CDS encoding SH3 domain-containing protein, with translation MKSKINKGIFFIFFLVLLFCFIGKSDTDKNHKATFKPVNIEGLLVASIDEDCYDDNDEDDSIIFDLIPKDKNSYNGKTLEIELSRKDKEKFLKENFNEANKLLAKKIDYAVQPVIINVSNIGVRLTCGAGFPVYYAKISSVTKLKNTKAIFLKNLNDLEDKKYKTKMKKIRPKENAEVKKLPEINASIIGKTEKGEEFMVINKYGDWYYIIFAYPAGTGYIHKKQIETELK, from the coding sequence ATGAAAAGTAAAATAAACAAAGGAATATTTTTTATATTTTTTCTTGTTTTGTTATTCTGTTTTATTGGAAAAAGTGATACTGACAAAAATCACAAAGCTACATTTAAACCAGTAAATATAGAGGGATTGCTTGTTGCATCTATTGATGAAGATTGCTATGATGACAATGATGAAGATGATTCAATAATTTTTGATTTAATTCCCAAAGATAAAAATAGTTACAACGGAAAAACGTTAGAAATTGAATTATCCCGCAAAGATAAAGAAAAATTTTTAAAAGAAAATTTTAATGAAGCAAATAAACTTCTTGCAAAAAAAATAGATTATGCTGTTCAACCAGTAATTATTAACGTTTCAAACATTGGAGTAAGATTGACTTGTGGGGCAGGTTTTCCTGTATACTATGCAAAAATTTCCAGTGTCACAAAATTAAAAAATACAAAAGCCATATTTTTAAAAAATTTAAATGATTTGGAAGATAAAAAATATAAAACAAAAATGAAAAAAATAAGACCTAAAGAAAATGCAGAGGTAAAAAAATTACCTGAAATTAATGCATCTATTATAGGAAAAACTGAAAAAGGAGAAGAATTTATGGTAATAAACAAATATGGTGATTGGTATTATATTATTTTTGCATATCCTGCCGGTACAGGATACATACATAAAAAACAGATAGAAACTGAACTAAAATAA
- the secY gene encoding preprotein translocase subunit SecY, whose translation MTLAEAVTSRVKAIFNIPELEKRVTFTLLMIMVARVGIHIAVPGINTEAFKNFQQGNAIAQFLNLFSGGAVERASIFALGIVPYINASIVFQLLGVIFPKIDEMQKEGGKERDKITQWSRYVTIVLAIIQSFGIAVLMQNQGLVLEPGPKFILSTVVLITGGTSFLMWISERISIRGIGNGTSMLIFLNIVAGLPSVISAMLTGLPSGMGRVLLGLSIVVFIVFIALMVIVQLAERRIPIQYAGKGSLGFGGGQSTVGKRTYLPLKINMSGVMPIIFASVLMAAPSFLVSMMKSGNLKNFLAAQFEPKGVFYLLLFAILITVFSFFYTLTIAFDPDKVSDDLKQSGGTIPTVRAGKETADYLEKVATRVTFGSAIFLSLLGIMPNIWFGYVLKLPVMLGGTSLLILVGTAVELLLQIDSYLAVKQMKSFVNRRKR comes from the coding sequence TTGACTCTAGCTGAAGCAGTAACAAGCAGGGTAAAAGCTATTTTTAATATACCCGAACTAGAAAAAAGAGTAACATTTACATTACTTATGATAATGGTTGCAAGAGTTGGAATTCATATAGCAGTTCCGGGAATTAATACAGAGGCTTTTAAAAATTTCCAGCAGGGAAATGCAATTGCTCAATTTTTAAATTTATTTTCGGGTGGAGCTGTTGAAAGAGCTTCAATTTTTGCATTGGGAATCGTCCCGTATATTAATGCTTCCATCGTATTTCAATTATTAGGAGTAATTTTCCCTAAAATAGATGAAATGCAAAAGGAAGGCGGAAAAGAAAGAGATAAAATAACTCAATGGTCAAGATATGTAACAATCGTGCTGGCAATAATTCAGTCATTTGGAATTGCAGTCTTAATGCAAAATCAAGGATTGGTATTGGAGCCAGGACCAAAATTCATACTTAGTACAGTAGTTCTAATTACAGGTGGAACTTCGTTTTTGATGTGGATTTCTGAAAGAATTTCAATAAGAGGTATTGGAAATGGTACATCAATGTTAATTTTCTTAAATATTGTTGCAGGATTGCCATCTGTTATTAGTGCTATGCTTACAGGATTGCCTAGTGGAATGGGAAGAGTTTTATTAGGCTTATCAATTGTAGTATTCATAGTATTCATTGCATTAATGGTAATTGTACAGCTGGCTGAAAGAAGAATTCCTATCCAATATGCAGGTAAAGGAAGTCTTGGATTTGGAGGAGGGCAAAGTACAGTTGGAAAAAGAACATATTTGCCATTAAAAATAAATATGTCTGGAGTAATGCCAATAATCTTTGCGTCAGTATTAATGGCAGCGCCGTCATTTTTGGTTTCAATGATGAAAAGTGGAAACTTGAAAAACTTTTTAGCAGCTCAGTTTGAGCCAAAAGGTGTATTTTATCTGTTACTGTTTGCAATATTAATTACAGTATTCTCATTTTTCTATACGCTTACTATCGCTTTTGATCCAGACAAAGTGTCTGATGATTTGAAACAGAGCGGAGGAACAATTCCAACAGTAAGGGCTGGAAAGGAAACGGCTGACTATTTGGAAAAAGTTGCCACAAGAGTAACATTTGGAAGTGCGATATTTTTATCACTATTGGGAATTATGCCAAATATCTGGTTTGGATATGTCTTAAAGCTTCCAGTTATGCTTGGAGGAACGAGTTTGCTAATCTTAGTCGGAACAGCTGTAGAACTGTTATTGCAAATAGATTCTTATTTAGCAGTTAAACAGATGAAGAGTTTTGTAAATAGAAGAAAGCGTTAA
- the rpsN gene encoding 30S ribosomal protein S14 produces the protein MAKKAMVERNLKRQKTVDKYAAKRAELKARAKKGDREAILELSKLPRNASPTRVRNRCQINGRPRGYMREFGISRVMFRQLAGEGVIPGVKKSSW, from the coding sequence ATGGCTAAAAAAGCAATGGTTGAAAGAAATTTAAAAAGACAAAAAACAGTTGATAAATATGCGGCTAAAAGAGCTGAATTAAAAGCAAGAGCTAAAAAAGGTGATAGAGAAGCAATTTTAGAATTATCTAAATTACCAAGAAACGCTTCGCCTACAAGAGTTAGAAATAGATGTCAAATTAACGGAAGACCAAGAGGGTATATGAGAGAATTTGGTATTTCAAGAGTTATGTTCAGACAATTAGCAGGAGAGGGAGTTATTCCTGGAGTAAAAAAATCAAGTTGGTAA
- the rplX gene encoding 50S ribosomal protein L24: MAKPNLKSVPKRLHVKTGDTVVVISGRSKDLLRNEKSTQTGDKGKIGKVLKVFPKTGKIIVEGVNIKKRHIKPNAMNPQGEVVEREMPIFSSKVMLWDEGAGKPTRVRKEIRDGKKVRISVVSGNEI, translated from the coding sequence GTGGCTAAACCAAATTTAAAATCAGTACCTAAAAGATTGCATGTTAAAACTGGAGATACAGTTGTTGTAATTAGCGGTAGATCAAAAGATTTGTTACGTAATGAAAAGAGTACGCAAACTGGAGATAAAGGAAAAATTGGAAAAGTATTAAAAGTATTCCCTAAAACTGGAAAAATAATTGTTGAGGGTGTAAATATCAAAAAAAGACATATTAAACCTAACGCAATGAACCCACAAGGCGAAGTTGTAGAAAGAGAAATGCCGATCTTCTCGTCTAAAGTAATGCTTTGGGATGAAGGAGCAGGGAAACCTACAAGAGTAAGAAAAGAAATAAGAGATGGAAAAAAAGTAAGAATATCAGTTGTATCTGGTAACGAAATATAA
- a CDS encoding ABC transporter permease: protein MNLNKKDVFKRRFYSKIIFLSIIILIYAISSIISGFQNGMAFSSIPAGIFWLLQKFIPTQNALQYFPEIMNSAIKTVLLAITSTMISATFALFLAIIGSNSTGINIFTKITTKVIASFFRNIPIVAWALILVFSFKQSQFTGFLALFLITFGYLTRAFSETIDDVAGDVIEALKSVGASYFQIIFCGVIPSVSSQLLSWLLFFIETGVRESTLVGILTGTGIGFTFSLYYKSFRYDAAGLVILIVTVIVIGIEILSNKLRKEMM from the coding sequence ATGAATTTAAATAAAAAAGATGTTTTTAAACGGAGATTTTATTCCAAAATTATATTTTTATCAATAATTATCCTGATTTATGCAATATCCTCCATTATTTCAGGCTTTCAGAATGGAATGGCTTTTTCCTCAATTCCAGCTGGCATTTTTTGGCTGTTACAAAAGTTTATACCTACACAGAATGCTTTGCAATATTTTCCAGAAATTATGAATTCGGCAATAAAAACCGTTCTGCTTGCCATAACTTCCACAATGATTTCTGCAACTTTTGCGTTATTTCTCGCAATAATTGGCTCAAACTCAACTGGAATCAATATTTTTACAAAAATTACAACAAAAGTAATTGCTTCATTTTTTAGAAATATTCCAATTGTCGCATGGGCTTTAATACTGGTATTTTCCTTCAAGCAGAGCCAATTTACAGGTTTTCTCGCATTATTTCTAATAACATTTGGTTACTTGACACGTGCCTTTTCCGAAACAATTGACGATGTTGCAGGTGATGTGATTGAAGCACTGAAATCAGTTGGAGCTTCCTATTTTCAGATAATATTCTGTGGAGTTATTCCAAGCGTTTCCTCACAGCTCTTGTCGTGGCTTCTGTTTTTTATCGAAACAGGTGTTCGGGAATCTACACTAGTTGGTATTTTGACAGGAACTGGAATTGGATTCACATTTAGCCTGTATTACAAAAGTTTTAGGTATGATGCCGCCGGACTTGTAATTTTAATAGTTACAGTTATTGTAATCGGAATCGAAATTCTGTCTAACAAACTTAGAAAAGAAATGATGTAA
- the rpsE gene encoding 30S ribosomal protein S5 → MARDRDNRERESEYKERLLRISRVSKTVKGGRRISFSVLAAVGDEKGKVGIGLGKANGVPDAIRKAIANAKKNLVNVSLKGGTLPHEQIGKYNATSVLLKPASKGTGVIAGSATRELLELAGVKDVLTKIRGSKTKDNVARATLEGLKQLRSLENVARLRGKSVEEILG, encoded by the coding sequence TTGGCTAGAGATAGAGATAACAGAGAAAGAGAAAGTGAATACAAAGAAAGACTTTTAAGAATAAGCAGAGTTTCTAAAACTGTTAAAGGAGGAAGAAGAATTTCGTTCTCAGTATTAGCAGCTGTTGGAGATGAAAAAGGAAAAGTAGGTATCGGTTTAGGAAAAGCTAACGGTGTACCTGATGCAATTAGAAAAGCCATTGCGAACGCTAAGAAAAACTTAGTAAATGTTTCATTAAAAGGTGGAACTTTACCACATGAGCAAATTGGTAAATATAATGCAACTTCTGTATTATTGAAACCAGCTTCAAAAGGGACAGGAGTTATCGCCGGTTCAGCAACTAGGGAATTACTCGAGTTAGCAGGTGTAAAGGATGTGCTTACAAAAATTAGAGGTTCAAAAACTAAAGATAACGTTGCAAGAGCAACTTTGGAAGGTTTAAAACAATTACGTTCTCTTGAAAACGTAGCAAGACTTAGAGGAAAATCAGTTGAAGAAATTTTAGGATAA
- the phnC gene encoding phosphonate ABC transporter ATP-binding protein has translation MLLSIKNVSKKYDNGTIALKNVSFDVEKGEFISVIGPSGSGKSTLLRSINKMIDISEGSILFEDKNIENLKKGEIELVRREIGMIFQNYNLVERLTVIENVLHGRLGYKSIIAGILGIYSEEEKKEAFSFLEKVNMTKYAYQKCNELSGGQKQRVGIARAIMQKPKLLLCDEPIASLDPKTAENIMDYLEKIVSELKITCIVNLHQVDIAKKYSDRIIALNKGEKIFDDKTEHLTDDMIEFIYKDEEQIQ, from the coding sequence ATGTTATTAAGTATAAAAAATGTTTCAAAAAAATATGACAATGGGACAATTGCCTTGAAAAACGTTTCATTTGATGTGGAAAAGGGTGAATTTATATCGGTTATTGGGCCATCAGGTTCGGGAAAATCGACACTTCTCAGAAGTATTAATAAAATGATTGATATTTCAGAAGGTTCAATTTTATTTGAAGATAAAAATATTGAAAACTTGAAAAAGGGAGAAATAGAGCTTGTCAGACGGGAAATTGGAATGATTTTTCAAAATTATAACCTTGTGGAAAGGCTTACCGTTATTGAAAACGTGCTTCATGGACGACTTGGGTATAAGTCGATAATTGCTGGAATATTAGGCATTTATTCAGAAGAGGAGAAAAAAGAGGCTTTTAGCTTTCTTGAAAAGGTAAATATGACTAAGTATGCTTACCAGAAGTGTAATGAACTGTCTGGAGGGCAAAAACAGCGTGTAGGAATTGCAAGGGCAATTATGCAAAAGCCAAAACTTTTACTTTGCGACGAGCCAATCGCTTCACTTGATCCCAAGACTGCTGAAAATATAATGGACTATCTAGAAAAAATTGTTTCTGAGCTGAAAATTACGTGCATTGTGAATCTTCATCAGGTTGATATTGCCAAAAAGTATTCTGACAGGATTATTGCCTTGAATAAAGGTGAAAAAATTTTTGACGATAAAACAGAACACCTTACAGACGATATGATTGAATTTATTTACAAAGATGAAGAGCAGATACAATAA
- the rpmD gene encoding 50S ribosomal protein L30 — protein sequence MSKVKVTLVKGINGRKPNHVATVKSLGLRKISQSAVHNKTADIEGKIKLVSYLLKVEEV from the coding sequence ATGTCTAAAGTAAAAGTAACGCTTGTAAAAGGAATTAATGGAAGAAAACCTAATCATGTTGCGACTGTAAAATCACTTGGATTAAGAAAAATCAGTCAAAGTGCAGTTCATAACAAAACTGCTGATATTGAAGGAAAAATTAAATTAGTTTCTTATTTACTTAAAGTAGAGGAGGTTTAG
- the rplO gene encoding 50S ribosomal protein L15 — protein MNLNELRPAAGSKRERRRVGRGHGTGWGKTAGKGHNGQKQRSGSYVSPVFEGGQMPIIRRIPKRGFSNAPFKKDIIVITLADIVGRFNDGDVVSLQTLVENGIVKNPKFITKYSDEALRNTKGRRAVREYLNVNIESYVKEKDFTSLLKIIGNAEVNKKLTVKAHKISKTAKELIEKAGGNVELLEVRSYSAKAGNNKKEDGNK, from the coding sequence ATGAATCTTAATGAATTAAGACCTGCTGCTGGATCGAAAAGAGAAAGAAGAAGAGTAGGAAGAGGACATGGAACTGGCTGGGGGAAAACAGCTGGTAAAGGTCACAATGGACAAAAACAAAGATCAGGTTCATATGTATCACCTGTATTTGAAGGTGGGCAAATGCCTATTATTAGAAGAATTCCTAAAAGAGGATTTTCTAATGCGCCGTTTAAAAAAGACATAATAGTAATTACATTGGCTGATATTGTTGGAAGATTTAATGATGGAGATGTAGTTAGCTTACAAACATTAGTTGAAAATGGAATAGTTAAAAACCCTAAATTTATAACAAAATATTCTGATGAGGCTTTAAGAAATACAAAAGGCAGAAGAGCTGTAAGGGAATATTTAAATGTAAACATTGAGTCATATGTAAAAGAAAAAGATTTTACAAGCTTGTTAAAAATCATAGGGAATGCAGAAGTTAATAAAAAATTAACTGTAAAAGCACACAAAATTTCTAAAACAGCTAAAGAATTAATTGAAAAGGCTGGAGGAAATGTAGAATTATTAGAAGTAAGATCATATTCAGCTAAAGCAGGAAATAATAAAAAAGAAGATGGGAATAAGTAA
- the rpsH gene encoding 30S ribosomal protein S8 — translation MYLTDPIADMLTRIRNGNMAKHAQVAIPFSKIKESIANILKNEGYINGYEIKEEGAIKNIVVSLKTVDGEAVIKGLKRISKPGRRVHTSVENLPKVLGGLGIAIVSTPQGVITDKECRKHNVGGEVLCYVW, via the coding sequence ATGTATTTAACAGATCCTATTGCTGATATGCTTACTAGAATCAGAAATGGAAACATGGCTAAACATGCACAAGTTGCAATACCATTTTCAAAAATTAAGGAAAGTATAGCAAATATATTAAAAAATGAAGGATATATAAACGGTTACGAAATTAAAGAAGAAGGAGCTATAAAGAATATAGTTGTTTCTTTAAAAACTGTAGATGGAGAAGCTGTAATCAAAGGTTTAAAAAGAATATCAAAACCTGGAAGAAGAGTTCATACATCTGTAGAAAATTTACCTAAAGTATTGGGTGGATTAGGAATTGCCATTGTCTCAACACCACAAGGTGTTATTACAGACAAGGAATGCAGAAAGCATAACGTTGGCGGAGAAGTTCTTTGCTACGTGTGGTAA
- the rplE gene encoding 50S ribosomal protein L5, with translation MAEKYIPRLQKLYKDEIVSSLLKELNLSNVMQVPKLDKIVVNMGIGEAASNPKLIDAALVELAQITGQQPVARAARKSEAGFKLREGQKIGAKVTLRKEKMYEFLDRLISITLPRVRDFEGVSPKGFDGRGNYTLGLREQIVFPEIEIDKVDKIFGVGITIVSTAQNDEQGRALLKAFGMPFAK, from the coding sequence ATGGCTGAAAAATATATTCCAAGATTACAGAAATTATACAAAGATGAAATAGTTTCATCATTATTGAAAGAATTAAATTTATCTAACGTTATGCAAGTGCCAAAACTTGATAAAATAGTAGTGAATATGGGGATTGGAGAAGCAGCAAGCAATCCTAAGCTAATAGATGCTGCTCTTGTTGAACTAGCACAAATTACAGGACAACAGCCTGTGGCAAGAGCTGCTAGAAAATCAGAAGCTGGATTTAAATTAAGAGAAGGACAAAAAATTGGAGCAAAAGTTACATTAAGAAAAGAAAAAATGTATGAATTCCTAGACAGATTAATCAGTATCACATTACCAAGGGTAAGAGATTTTGAAGGTGTTTCACCTAAAGGATTTGATGGAAGAGGAAACTATACATTAGGATTAAGAGAACAAATCGTATTCCCTGAAATTGAAATTGATAAAGTGGATAAAATCTTTGGAGTAGGAATCACAATTGTATCTACAGCACAAAATGATGAGCAGGGAAGAGCTTTATTAAAAGCATTCGGAATGCCGTTTGCAAAATAG
- the rplF gene encoding 50S ribosomal protein L6, whose amino-acid sequence MSRIGKKPITIPAGVEVKQDGNTFTVKGPKGQLVKELSSEIKVNIDGNEITFERSSDLPNIRALHGTTRANFNNMIVGVSEGFTRGLELVGVGYRVQASGKGLTLSLGYSHPVEIEAVEGITFKVEGNTKISVEGIDKQLVGQVAANIRAKRPPEPYKGKGVKYADEVIRRKEGKKG is encoded by the coding sequence ATGTCAAGAATAGGTAAAAAACCTATAACTATACCTGCTGGCGTTGAGGTTAAGCAGGATGGAAATACTTTTACTGTAAAAGGGCCAAAAGGGCAGTTAGTAAAAGAATTAAGCAGTGAAATTAAAGTAAATATTGATGGTAATGAAATTACATTTGAAAGATCAAGTGATTTACCAAATATCAGAGCTCTTCATGGAACTACAAGAGCAAATTTCAACAATATGATTGTTGGAGTAAGTGAAGGATTTACTAGAGGACTGGAATTGGTCGGAGTAGGATATAGAGTACAGGCTAGCGGTAAGGGATTAACATTATCTTTAGGATATTCACATCCAGTTGAAATTGAAGCAGTAGAAGGAATCACTTTCAAAGTTGAAGGAAATACTAAAATTTCTGTTGAAGGAATTGACAAGCAGTTAGTTGGACAAGTTGCTGCAAACATCAGGGCTAAACGTCCACCTGAACCATATAAAGGAAAAGGTGTTAAATACGCTGATGAAGTAATTAGAAGAAAAGAAGGTAAGAAAGGATAG
- a CDS encoding YARHG domain-containing protein: MKKLVSIIIFLITCIFSFGNDWEFMSQGEHLIPLQISDMTIKKEKIEFNLRDDGFMDVSVNFVFDSSSAGTRTIGFITPPDEYNDADNAPSGTGYDSASIENFKTVVNGQEVKIRIGKMNEFLNKGFFTPEEEKEYKNKYSRASVYYFKADLKKGENTINHSYSYRGAISTYNRGEYRYVLTTISKWKNKKVDDFEIIINMKKNELFSLPYTFWNDGKPIKWEIVGDGDIVFLDKSKLEKGYSEIVYAKLKNGYVRYKSKNFAPDKDFYSHIPMDRYILGVKSDIKINGYKFRDPLEDEIGSNLTLKGWPAGDKAIKELDKLSTFQLEVLRNYPFAKFGYDFSKKDLKNYFSQFFWYEPNKQVYIPEYIYENRVKIIDEILKKRKK, encoded by the coding sequence ATGAAAAAACTAGTCAGTATAATAATATTTCTAATAACTTGCATATTTTCTTTTGGAAATGACTGGGAATTTATGTCGCAGGGGGAACATCTTATTCCACTTCAAATTTCTGATATGACTATAAAAAAAGAAAAAATAGAATTTAACCTAAGAGATGACGGGTTTATGGATGTATCAGTAAATTTTGTATTTGACAGTTCGTCTGCAGGAACTAGAACAATAGGATTTATAACACCGCCTGATGAATATAATGATGCCGATAATGCTCCAAGTGGCACAGGATATGATTCTGCAAGCATAGAAAATTTTAAAACTGTTGTAAATGGACAAGAAGTAAAAATCCGTATTGGAAAAATGAATGAATTTTTAAATAAAGGTTTTTTTACGCCAGAAGAAGAAAAAGAATATAAAAATAAATACAGCAGAGCATCTGTCTATTACTTTAAAGCTGATTTAAAAAAGGGAGAAAATACCATAAATCACAGCTATTCATATAGAGGAGCAATTTCAACGTATAATAGAGGGGAATACCGATACGTATTGACAACTATTTCAAAATGGAAAAACAAAAAAGTTGATGATTTTGAAATTATCATAAATATGAAAAAAAATGAACTATTTTCTCTGCCATATACATTTTGGAATGATGGAAAACCAATAAAATGGGAAATAGTTGGGGATGGAGATATTGTATTTCTGGATAAAAGTAAACTGGAAAAAGGGTATTCTGAAATAGTATATGCAAAATTAAAAAATGGATATGTAAGATATAAATCCAAAAATTTTGCTCCAGACAAAGACTTTTATTCCCACATACCAATGGATCGTTATATTTTAGGCGTAAAATCTGACATAAAAATAAATGGATATAAATTTAGAGATCCGCTCGAAGACGAAATAGGAAGTAATCTTACATTAAAGGGGTGGCCTGCAGGCGATAAAGCAATAAAAGAATTGGATAAATTAAGCACTTTTCAGCTTGAGGTACTAAGAAACTACCCTTTTGCAAAATTTGGATATGATTTTTCTAAAAAAGATCTGAAAAATTATTTTAGCCAGTTTTTCTGGTATGAACCAAATAAACAGGTTTATATACCTGAATACATTTATGAGAACAGGGTAAAAATAATAGATGAAATATTGAAAAAAAGAAAAAAATAA
- the rplR gene encoding 50S ribosomal protein L18 — protein sequence MVKKLDRNKLRQKKHRSIRKKIVGTAERPRLAVYRSLQNIFVQVIDDTTGNTLVSASTIEKGAKIENGSNIEAAKQIGERIAKKALDKGITAVVFDRGGYVYTGRVKAVADAAREAGLKF from the coding sequence ATGGTAAAAAAACTTGATAGAAATAAATTAAGACAAAAAAAACATAGAAGTATTAGAAAAAAAATCGTTGGAACTGCTGAAAGACCTAGACTTGCTGTGTATAGAAGTTTACAAAATATTTTTGTTCAAGTAATTGATGATACAACAGGAAACACTTTAGTTTCTGCATCAACTATTGAAAAAGGTGCAAAAATTGAAAATGGTTCAAATATCGAAGCAGCTAAACAAATAGGAGAAAGAATTGCTAAAAAAGCATTAGATAAAGGAATTACTGCTGTTGTATTCGACAGAGGAGGATACGTGTACACAGGAAGAGTTAAAGCTGTGGCAGATGCTGCGAGAGAAGCAGGATTAAAATTCTAA
- a CDS encoding ABC transporter permease → MEKIRIKKLTKSKIYLYITLSLLSIITIYTLVTMDFGGVNIGEATGHFFKDLGTMFFSPKLSERNTFNQILFSLAVTIALAALTTIIGSFIALFLSFFAAQNLSGRYISRTIKLGISFIRAIPTILWVMVFSVVANVGVEAAIIGMTFHSVAYLVKAYSESIEEIDSGIIEALMATGASFWKIIFQAVLPSTITSLLSWTFIRFEINFTNAVLVGAAAGAGGIGYDMFMSGSMYFDIREIGVFVYLIFGVAIILELISYLLKRKYLKN, encoded by the coding sequence TTGGAAAAAATAAGAATTAAAAAACTCACAAAATCAAAAATTTATTTATACATAACCTTGTCCCTATTGTCAATTATTACGATTTATACATTAGTCACAATGGATTTTGGCGGTGTAAACATTGGTGAAGCGACCGGGCATTTTTTTAAAGATTTAGGAACAATGTTCTTTTCTCCCAAGCTATCTGAAAGAAATACCTTTAATCAAATTTTGTTTAGTCTTGCGGTAACAATTGCCTTAGCTGCACTTACAACAATTATAGGTTCATTTATAGCACTATTTCTATCTTTCTTTGCAGCGCAAAATTTATCAGGCAGATACATTTCCAGAACTATAAAGCTAGGCATATCGTTTATCCGTGCCATCCCAACAATATTATGGGTTATGGTTTTTTCAGTCGTGGCAAATGTCGGCGTAGAAGCGGCAATTATTGGAATGACTTTTCACAGCGTTGCCTACCTTGTAAAAGCCTACTCCGAAAGCATTGAAGAAATTGACAGCGGAATAATAGAAGCTCTTATGGCAACAGGCGCTTCATTCTGGAAAATAATATTTCAGGCTGTATTGCCAAGCACTATTACATCCCTTTTATCGTGGACATTTATCCGTTTTGAAATAAATTTTACAAATGCTGTATTAGTGGGAGCGGCGGCTGGAGCAGGTGGAATTGGATACGATATGTTTATGTCAGGAAGCATGTATTTTGATATAAGAGAAATAGGAGTCTTTGTATATCTAATATTTGGAGTAGCAATTATATTGGAACTTATTTCATATTTGTTGAAAAGAAAATATTTAAAAAATTAA
- a CDS encoding peptidyl-prolyl cis-trans isomerase codes for MKNKIKIGVLTLLCIFAMSCGNNGGQSGKVLFESSDKKIKVYESEVNNELEKGLFSNGLTEKDLTPEQITQMRQSIIKNIAINRAIALKGKEEKLNKDKKYTESQNILQEQLLANLAIFNELNDKAKVSDEDAKNIYDANAANFTRQEDTVRLQLIVFNTSDSAKANQVLKEAVANPANFTAYAQKYNASIQGVTENGETQEIPLSQLESRFGPLNEAIKNVAPGKIVNSVVTVGNDLYIVKVLEKNTKGLIPFEKVKDAIKTQLRNQKRQAEQQKFIKSVTDEYKLSNIDEAVKNIK; via the coding sequence TGTCTTGCGGAAATAATGGAGGACAAAGTGGAAAGGTTTTATTTGAGTCGTCAGATAAAAAAATAAAAGTATACGAAAGCGAAGTTAATAATGAATTGGAAAAAGGATTATTTTCCAATGGACTGACTGAAAAAGATCTCACTCCTGAGCAAATTACACAAATGAGACAGTCTATTATAAAAAATATCGCTATAAATAGGGCAATCGCCTTGAAAGGAAAAGAGGAAAAACTTAACAAGGACAAAAAATACACTGAAAGCCAAAATATCTTGCAGGAACAACTATTGGCCAATTTAGCTATATTTAATGAACTTAATGACAAGGCAAAAGTTAGCGATGAAGATGCAAAAAATATTTATGATGCAAATGCGGCTAATTTTACACGTCAGGAAGATACTGTAAGACTGCAGCTTATCGTATTTAATACTTCAGATTCAGCAAAGGCAAATCAAGTATTAAAGGAAGCCGTTGCAAATCCAGCCAATTTTACTGCTTATGCACAAAAATATAACGCAAGCATTCAAGGAGTTACTGAAAACGGTGAAACTCAGGAAATTCCATTAAGTCAGCTGGAAAGCCGTTTTGGCCCTTTAAATGAAGCTATTAAAAATGTAGCGCCTGGAAAAATCGTAAATAGCGTCGTTACTGTTGGAAATGACTTGTACATTGTAAAAGTTTTGGAAAAAAATACTAAAGGACTGATTCCTTTTGAAAAAGTTAAGGACGCTATAAAAACTCAATTAAGAAATCAAAAAAGACAAGCCGAACAGCAAAAATTTATAAAATCCGTAACTGATGAATATAAATTATCAAATATTGATGAAGCAGTAAAAAATATCAAATAA